A DNA window from Xanthomonas campestris pv. campestris str. ATCC 33913 contains the following coding sequences:
- a CDS encoding alpha/beta hydrolase, whose amino-acid sequence MEFDPDVVRLFVQLQQAGQPPMEALPLQEARAMMRGMGVQLGFPRLPMAQVTDLQADTAAGTVPLRLYRPPGLNDTPAPTCLFVHGGGGVVGDLDSHDDVCRQLAARTPCQVLAVDYRLAPKHPAPAGVEDVIATLHWLAEHADAVGADPQRLAICGDSIGGGMAAVAAITAQQRGIALRCQLLLYPLTDARPDTGVHPSRGRNAEIPPLTRSAVQFFNRLLLPDMRLADHWHISVLLAPDVAGVAPALVVLADRDILHDEGLQYAERLRTAGVEVTQRTCVGMIHGFITMGGVIRAAEETIELAALMLRQRLLPVQPRFAA is encoded by the coding sequence ATGGAATTCGATCCCGATGTCGTGCGCCTGTTCGTGCAGCTGCAGCAAGCGGGGCAGCCCCCGATGGAGGCGCTGCCGTTGCAGGAAGCACGCGCCATGATGCGCGGCATGGGAGTGCAGCTGGGATTTCCACGGCTGCCGATGGCGCAGGTGACCGACCTGCAGGCCGACACTGCCGCCGGCACGGTGCCGCTACGTCTGTACCGGCCGCCGGGCCTGAATGACACGCCCGCACCTACGTGTCTGTTCGTGCACGGTGGTGGCGGTGTTGTGGGCGATCTGGACTCGCATGACGACGTCTGCCGGCAGCTGGCGGCACGCACGCCGTGTCAGGTGCTGGCGGTGGACTATCGCCTCGCGCCCAAACATCCGGCGCCGGCCGGCGTGGAGGATGTCATCGCCACACTGCACTGGCTGGCCGAGCATGCCGACGCGGTGGGCGCCGATCCGCAGCGTCTTGCGATCTGCGGTGACAGTATCGGAGGTGGCATGGCGGCGGTAGCGGCGATCACTGCACAGCAGCGAGGTATCGCGTTGCGCTGTCAGCTGTTGCTGTACCCGCTGACGGATGCGCGCCCGGATACCGGCGTGCATCCCTCACGCGGCCGCAATGCCGAGATCCCGCCGCTGACCCGCAGCGCGGTGCAGTTCTTCAATCGCCTGTTGCTGCCGGACATGCGCCTGGCCGACCACTGGCACATCTCCGTGCTGCTGGCGCCGGACGTGGCCGGCGTGGCGCCGGCACTGGTGGTGCTGGCCGACCGCGACATCCTGCACGACGAGGGACTGCAATACGCCGAGCGCCTGCGCACCGCCGGCGTGGAAGTCACCCAGCGCACCTGTGTCGGCATGATCCATGGCTTCATCACCATGGGCGGCGTGATCCGTGCGGCCGAGGAAACCATCGAGCTGGCGGCGCTGATGCTGCGGCAACGGCTGCTGCCAGTGCAGCCACGCTTTGCCGCGTAG
- a CDS encoding DUF2490 domain-containing protein, protein MNKLRALLTATYRIACPALLLMLGSTSQAAAQTEEDGRYWLSVYAQGKLPVENLYWSMDVHPRWREEGEQFDQLILRPAVFYRLNPKASVWMGYDTIISHPAGQSSNRENRWWGQFQYQFDPIANITITSRTRLEQRHREGFSDEGYRVRQMIRAVRPSSLSPQLSWVAFNELFVNLDQTQWGARSGIDQNRVFVGINWKFNAISNVDVGYLNQFVNNRTIDRENHVLMTTFRFNF, encoded by the coding sequence ATGAACAAACTGCGTGCGCTGCTGACGGCAACCTACCGAATCGCCTGTCCCGCCCTGTTGCTGATGCTGGGCAGCACCTCGCAGGCGGCGGCCCAGACCGAAGAAGACGGGCGTTACTGGCTGAGCGTGTATGCGCAAGGCAAGCTGCCGGTCGAGAATCTTTACTGGAGCATGGACGTGCACCCGCGCTGGCGCGAGGAAGGCGAGCAGTTCGATCAATTGATCCTGCGCCCTGCCGTGTTCTACCGGCTCAATCCCAAAGCCAGTGTCTGGATGGGCTACGACACCATCATCAGCCACCCGGCCGGGCAGTCGTCCAATCGCGAAAATCGCTGGTGGGGGCAGTTCCAGTATCAGTTCGATCCGATCGCCAACATCACCATCACCAGCCGCACGCGTCTGGAGCAACGCCACCGCGAGGGCTTCAGCGATGAAGGCTACCGGGTGCGGCAGATGATCAGGGCCGTGCGTCCGAGCAGCCTGAGCCCGCAGTTGTCGTGGGTGGCATTCAACGAGCTGTTCGTCAATCTGGATCAGACCCAGTGGGGCGCACGCAGCGGCATCGATCAGAACCGGGTGTTCGTGGGCATCAACTGGAAGTTCAATGCAATCTCCAATGTCGATGTCGGGTATTTGAATCAGTTCGTCAATAACCGCACGATCGACCGCGAAAACCACGTCTTGATGACCACCTTCCGCTTCAATTTCTGA
- the mnmG gene encoding tRNA uridine-5-carboxymethylaminomethyl(34) synthesis enzyme MnmG, protein MSDSFYRYDVIVIGGGHAGTEAALAAARAGARTLLLTHNIETVGAMSCNPAIGGIGKGHLVKEIDALGGAMAKAADLAGIQWRTLNASKGPAVRATRCQADRNLYRSAIRRIVEAQPNLTVFQAAVDDLIIHNGAAEGDSVRGVITQTGLRFEATAVVLTAGTFLAGKIHVGETQYAAGRMGDPPATTLAARLRERPFAIDRLKTGTPPRIDGRTLDYTMMDEQPGDDPLPVMSFMGQVSDHPTQVSCWITHTTEQTHDIIRGALHRSPLYSGQIEGIGPRYCPSIEDKVVRFADKTSHQIFVEPEGLDVTEIYPNGISTSLPFDVQLALVRSIRGFAQAHITRPGYAIEYDFFDPRGLKASLETKAVGGLFFAGQINGTTGYEEAAAQGLLAGLNAARQAQALPAWSPRRDEAYLGVLVDDLITHGTTEPYRMFTSRAEYRLQLREDNADLRLTGVGRAMGLVDDARWARFSSKQEAVQRETARLSALWATPGNALGREVVDTLGVPMSRETNVLDLIKRPELSYAALMRVPTLGPGVDDAQVAEQVEIGVKYAGYLNRQRDEIARQQRHETTPIPEGFDYAGVRGLSMEVQQKLERVRPQSIGQAQRIPGMTPAAISLLLVHLERARRSQVA, encoded by the coding sequence ATGTCCGACTCCTTCTATCGCTACGACGTCATCGTGATTGGTGGCGGCCACGCCGGCACCGAGGCGGCGCTGGCGGCTGCCCGCGCCGGTGCACGCACGCTGTTGCTGACCCACAACATCGAGACCGTGGGCGCGATGAGCTGCAACCCGGCCATCGGTGGGATCGGCAAGGGGCACCTGGTCAAGGAGATCGACGCACTGGGCGGGGCGATGGCCAAGGCGGCGGACCTGGCCGGCATCCAGTGGCGCACCCTCAATGCCTCCAAGGGGCCGGCGGTGCGGGCCACCCGCTGCCAGGCAGACCGCAACCTGTACCGCAGCGCCATCCGCCGCATCGTCGAAGCGCAGCCCAACCTGACCGTGTTCCAGGCGGCAGTGGACGATCTGATCATCCACAACGGTGCCGCCGAAGGCGACAGCGTGCGTGGGGTGATCACCCAGACCGGGCTGCGCTTCGAGGCCACGGCCGTGGTCCTGACCGCAGGCACCTTCCTGGCCGGCAAGATCCATGTCGGCGAGACCCAATACGCGGCCGGGCGCATGGGCGACCCGCCGGCCACCACGCTGGCAGCGCGTCTGCGCGAGCGCCCGTTCGCCATCGATCGCCTCAAGACCGGAACTCCGCCGCGTATTGATGGGCGTACCCTCGACTACACGATGATGGATGAGCAGCCAGGTGATGACCCGCTGCCGGTGATGTCGTTCATGGGCCAGGTCAGCGACCACCCGACCCAGGTCAGCTGCTGGATCACCCATACCACCGAGCAGACCCACGACATCATCCGTGGCGCGTTGCACCGCTCGCCGCTGTATTCGGGGCAGATCGAGGGCATTGGCCCGCGCTACTGCCCGTCGATCGAAGACAAGGTGGTGCGTTTCGCCGACAAGACCAGCCATCAGATCTTTGTCGAACCGGAAGGCCTGGACGTCACCGAGATCTATCCCAACGGTATTTCCACCTCGCTGCCGTTCGACGTGCAACTGGCGCTGGTGCGCTCGATCCGCGGTTTTGCGCAGGCGCATATCACCCGCCCGGGCTACGCGATCGAGTACGACTTCTTCGACCCGCGCGGGCTCAAAGCCTCGCTGGAAACCAAGGCGGTGGGCGGGCTGTTCTTCGCCGGGCAGATCAACGGCACCACCGGTTACGAAGAAGCCGCCGCGCAGGGCCTGTTGGCCGGGCTCAACGCTGCACGCCAGGCGCAGGCGCTGCCGGCCTGGTCGCCGCGCCGCGACGAAGCCTACCTGGGCGTACTGGTGGACGACCTGATCACCCACGGCACCACCGAGCCGTACCGCATGTTCACCAGCCGCGCCGAATACCGGCTGCAGCTGCGCGAAGACAACGCCGATCTGCGGCTGACCGGCGTGGGCCGCGCCATGGGCCTGGTCGACGATGCGCGCTGGGCACGCTTTTCCAGCAAGCAGGAGGCGGTGCAGCGCGAAACTGCGCGCCTGTCGGCACTCTGGGCCACGCCGGGCAATGCCCTGGGCCGCGAGGTGGTCGACACCCTGGGCGTGCCGATGAGCCGCGAGACCAATGTGCTGGACCTGATCAAGCGCCCGGAACTCAGCTACGCCGCGCTGATGCGGGTGCCGACGCTGGGCCCGGGCGTGGACGATGCGCAGGTCGCCGAACAAGTGGAAATCGGCGTCAAATACGCCGGTTACCTGAATCGTCAGCGCGACGAAATCGCCCGCCAGCAGCGCCACGAAACGACTCCGATCCCGGAAGGCTTCGACTACGCCGGCGTGCGTGGCCTGTCGATGGAAGTGCAGCAGAAACTTGAACGCGTGCGCCCGCAAAGTATCGGCCAGGCACAGCGCATTCCGGGCATGACCCCGGCCGCGATCTCGCTGCTGCTGGTGCACCTGGAACGCGCGCGGCGCAGCCAGGTGGCGTGA
- a CDS encoding pyridoxal-phosphate dependent enzyme — MIETLLPAYSDVLQAAARIAPHTAPTPLLRSHTLDTLSGAQLMFKAEHLQRSGAFKFRGACNAVWALPAETAAHGVVTHSSGNHGAALALAARTRGIGCHVVVPEGAVAAKLANISRHGATLWRCAPTIAAREQLCAEVQASSGATLVHPYTDPAVIAGQGTATLELLHDSGGLDVLVAPVGGGGLAAGAALALQASPGCALVLAEPAGAADTARSLAAGQRLVDFVPDTVCDGLRGTLGAPNFALLQAAGAQVITVDDAAVVQAMRLLWQVLKQVVEPSSAIALAAVLADPARFAGKRVGVILSGGNVDLDALPWAAA, encoded by the coding sequence ATGATCGAAACGCTTCTTCCTGCCTATTCCGACGTCCTGCAGGCGGCTGCACGCATTGCCCCGCACACCGCACCGACCCCGTTGCTGCGCTCGCACACGCTGGACACGCTCAGCGGTGCGCAGCTGATGTTCAAGGCCGAGCACCTGCAGCGCAGCGGTGCGTTCAAATTCCGCGGCGCCTGCAATGCGGTCTGGGCGTTGCCGGCCGAGACCGCCGCACATGGCGTGGTGACGCACTCTTCCGGCAACCATGGCGCGGCGCTGGCACTGGCCGCGCGCACCCGCGGCATCGGCTGCCATGTGGTGGTGCCCGAAGGCGCGGTGGCTGCCAAGCTGGCCAATATTTCCCGGCATGGCGCCACCTTGTGGCGCTGCGCGCCGACCATCGCTGCGCGCGAGCAGCTATGCGCCGAGGTCCAGGCCAGCAGCGGTGCGACCCTGGTTCACCCGTATACCGATCCGGCGGTGATTGCCGGCCAGGGCACCGCAACGCTGGAGCTGTTGCACGACAGCGGCGGCCTGGATGTGCTGGTGGCGCCCGTGGGCGGCGGCGGGCTGGCGGCCGGGGCGGCCCTGGCGCTGCAGGCTTCGCCCGGTTGCGCGCTGGTGCTGGCCGAGCCGGCGGGTGCAGCCGACACCGCGCGGTCGCTGGCGGCAGGGCAGCGGCTGGTGGACTTCGTTCCCGACACCGTGTGCGACGGGCTGCGCGGCACCCTGGGGGCGCCCAACTTCGCGCTGCTGCAGGCCGCCGGAGCGCAGGTCATCACCGTTGACGATGCCGCCGTGGTGCAGGCCATGCGCCTGCTCTGGCAGGTCTTGAAACAGGTGGTGGAACCGTCGTCGGCCATCGCGCTGGCGGCCGTGCTGGCCGACCCGGCGCGCTTTGCCGGGAAGCGGGTGGGCGTCATCTTGTCTGGCGGCAACGTCGACCTGGACGCCTTGCCGTGGGCCGCCGCGTGA
- a CDS encoding YdcF family protein, whose protein sequence is MGRRVSRPSRGLGLWGWGWRLCMLALIWLVGVAGWIVWVGDRDQAAPADVIIVLGAAAYDARPSPVFEERIRHALDLYARGYAPHLLFTGGFGNGARFAESQVARRYALRHGVPSEAIVIETSSRTTRQNLLQARALMERHGMHRAIIVSDPLHMARALRLCQELGVDALASSTPSTRFRSFHTSWRFLLQEVYYFHRDLVVQGA, encoded by the coding sequence GTGGGCCGCCGCGTGAGCAGGCCTTCGCGCGGGCTCGGCCTGTGGGGTTGGGGGTGGCGGCTGTGCATGCTGGCGCTGATCTGGCTGGTGGGCGTGGCCGGCTGGATCGTCTGGGTGGGCGACCGCGACCAGGCCGCACCGGCTGACGTGATCATCGTGCTGGGCGCGGCGGCCTACGACGCGCGCCCCTCTCCCGTGTTCGAAGAGCGCATCCGGCACGCGCTGGACCTGTATGCACGCGGCTACGCGCCGCATCTGCTGTTCACCGGCGGCTTCGGCAACGGGGCGCGTTTTGCCGAATCCCAGGTGGCGCGGCGCTACGCGCTGCGGCACGGCGTGCCGTCGGAAGCCATCGTGATCGAGACCAGCTCGCGTACCACCCGGCAGAACCTGCTGCAGGCGCGCGCGCTGATGGAGCGGCATGGCATGCACCGGGCGATCATCGTCAGCGACCCGCTGCACATGGCGCGCGCGCTGCGGCTGTGCCAGGAGCTGGGCGTGGATGCGCTGGCGTCGTCCACCCCGAGCACGCGCTTCCGCAGCTTCCACACCAGCTGGCGCTTCCTGTTGCAGGAGGTCTATTACTTCCACCGCGATCTGGTGGTGCAGGGCGCCTGA
- a CDS encoding nuclear transport factor 2 family protein, which produces MSESNRQRATGLVQAYYEAFNRGDWDAMLAFLAEDVAHDLNQGPREIGRAAFASFLQRMNDSYREQLRDIVVTANDEGTRVGAEYVVHGVYHTTDEGLPDANGQTYVLPGGAFFDVRDGQITRVTNYYNLQEWIAQVSR; this is translated from the coding sequence ATGAGCGAGAGCAATCGGCAACGCGCCACCGGCCTGGTCCAGGCCTACTACGAGGCATTCAACCGCGGCGATTGGGACGCCATGCTGGCGTTCCTGGCCGAGGACGTCGCCCACGACCTCAACCAGGGTCCACGCGAGATCGGCCGGGCGGCCTTCGCCAGCTTCCTGCAGCGCATGAATGACAGCTACCGCGAGCAGCTGCGCGACATCGTGGTGACTGCCAATGACGAAGGCACGCGCGTCGGCGCCGAGTACGTGGTGCATGGCGTCTACCACACCACCGACGAAGGCCTGCCGGACGCGAACGGGCAGACCTATGTGCTGCCCGGCGGCGCGTTCTTCGATGTGCGCGATGGGCAGATCACGCGGGTGACCAATTACTACAACCTGCAGGAATGGATTGCGCAGGTGTCGCGCTGA
- the lpxO gene encoding lipid A hydroxylase LpxO, translated as MLKWLIIALFIASALYIHYRGRVRHRLSRQLLDHSTFMAPINTLMYLCSRVPTTPFIDPGKEFPELAPLRANWTLIRDEAVALQQMQKIRAADGYTDIGFNSFFRRGWKRFYLKWYGTAHPSAAELCPQTTALLRSIPTVKAAMFAELPPGSELRPHRDPFAGSMRLHLGLATPNDDRCFIDVDGQRHSWRDGEWTMFDETYIHHARNDTDQDRIILFCDIERPMRWRWAAAVNRFVGRSLLSAGASPNQEGDKTGGINRVFRYFYAARLKAKALKERNNPLYQTLKWGIFVLVVVGIVLL; from the coding sequence ATGTTGAAGTGGCTCATCATCGCGCTGTTCATTGCCTCAGCGCTGTACATCCATTACCGCGGTCGCGTGCGCCACCGGCTCAGCCGGCAGCTGCTGGACCATTCCACCTTCATGGCCCCGATCAACACGCTGATGTATCTGTGTTCGCGGGTGCCGACCACGCCGTTCATCGATCCGGGCAAGGAATTTCCGGAGCTGGCCCCGTTGCGCGCGAACTGGACGCTGATTCGCGACGAGGCAGTGGCGCTGCAGCAGATGCAGAAGATCCGTGCTGCCGACGGCTACACCGACATCGGCTTCAATTCGTTCTTCCGCCGCGGCTGGAAGCGCTTCTACCTGAAGTGGTACGGCACCGCGCACCCGTCGGCGGCCGAGCTGTGCCCGCAGACCACCGCGCTGCTGCGCTCCATTCCCACGGTCAAGGCGGCGATGTTCGCCGAGCTGCCGCCGGGCAGCGAACTGCGTCCGCACCGCGACCCGTTCGCCGGCTCCATGCGGCTGCACCTGGGCCTGGCCACGCCCAATGACGACCGCTGCTTCATCGACGTCGACGGCCAGCGCCACAGCTGGCGCGACGGCGAGTGGACCATGTTCGACGAGACCTACATCCACCACGCGCGCAACGACACCGACCAGGACCGCATCATCCTGTTCTGCGATATCGAGCGCCCGATGCGCTGGCGCTGGGCGGCGGCGGTGAACCGCTTCGTCGGCCGCAGCCTGCTCTCGGCCGGCGCCTCGCCGAACCAGGAAGGCGACAAGACCGGCGGCATCAACCGGGTGTTCCGGTATTTCTACGCCGCCCGGCTCAAGGCCAAGGCGCTGAAGGAGCGCAACAACCCGCTCTACCAGACGCTCAAGTGGGGCATCTTCGTGCTGGTGGTCGTGGGCATCGTGCTGCTGTAA
- the bioC gene encoding malonyl-ACP O-methyltransferase BioC, giving the protein MNSTFDPRHVRRAFARAASSYAAAAALQREVETRLLESLDYLGDTAPKVVLDVGAGPGHASATIKKRWPKAQVIALDQALPMLRQARKTAGWWKPFAQVCADARALPVADGSVDVIFSNLCLQWVEDLPAVFAGFRRALRPGGLLLCSTFGPETLIELREAFAQADPAPHVSRFPPIAQFGDALMMSGFRDPVLDRDLFTLTYNDLPALMRELRAMGATNALSNRRATLTGRGRFAAASAAYEPLRRPDGTLPSSWEVIYAHAWAPAPGAPIRERGQDIASVPVGAIPIRRRQD; this is encoded by the coding sequence ATGAACAGCACTTTCGACCCCCGCCACGTCCGGCGCGCCTTCGCGCGTGCCGCCAGCAGCTATGCCGCCGCCGCCGCCCTGCAACGCGAGGTGGAAACGCGCCTGCTGGAGTCGCTCGACTATCTCGGCGACACCGCGCCCAAGGTGGTGCTGGATGTGGGTGCCGGCCCGGGCCATGCCAGCGCCACGATCAAGAAACGCTGGCCCAAGGCGCAGGTGATCGCGCTCGACCAGGCACTGCCGATGCTGCGCCAGGCGCGCAAGACTGCGGGTTGGTGGAAGCCGTTTGCGCAGGTCTGCGCCGATGCCCGCGCGCTGCCGGTGGCCGATGGCAGCGTGGATGTGATCTTCAGCAATCTGTGCCTGCAGTGGGTGGAAGACCTGCCGGCGGTGTTTGCCGGCTTTCGGCGTGCGTTGCGGCCCGGCGGCCTGCTGCTGTGCTCCACCTTCGGCCCGGAAACGTTGATCGAACTGCGCGAGGCCTTCGCGCAGGCCGACCCGGCCCCGCATGTGAGCCGGTTCCCGCCGATTGCGCAGTTTGGCGATGCGCTGATGATGTCCGGCTTCCGCGACCCGGTGCTGGACCGCGACCTGTTCACCCTCACCTACAACGACCTGCCGGCCTTGATGCGCGAGTTGCGCGCGATGGGCGCCACCAATGCGCTCAGCAACCGCCGCGCCACGCTGACCGGCCGCGGCCGCTTCGCCGCCGCCAGTGCGGCCTACGAACCCCTGCGGCGGCCCGATGGCACCCTGCCCAGTTCGTGGGAAGTCATCTACGCGCACGCCTGGGCACCGGCGCCGGGCGCTCCGATCCGCGAACGCGGGCAGGACATCGCCAGCGTGCCGGTGGGCGCGATCCCGATCCGCCGCCGCCAGGACTAA
- a CDS encoding SDR family oxidoreductase, whose product MDLGIAGRWALVCAASKGLGLGCAQALAREGANVVIVARGREALEQSASNLRALPGAGEVRSVVADITTSEGRAAALAACPQVDILINNAGGPPPGDFRQWERADWLRALDANMLAPIELIRATVDAMRARRFGRIVNITSSAVKAPIDILGLSNGARAGLTGFVAGLARSTVADNVTLNNLLPGQFATDRLRGNFAAIAEQQGTSAEAVAAHKRAGIPAGRFGEPDEFGAACAFLCSAQAGYITGQNLLIDGGAYPGTF is encoded by the coding sequence ATGGATCTGGGAATCGCCGGGCGCTGGGCCTTGGTATGTGCCGCCAGCAAGGGCCTGGGACTGGGCTGCGCACAGGCGCTGGCACGCGAAGGCGCCAATGTCGTGATTGTCGCGCGTGGCCGCGAGGCTTTGGAGCAGTCCGCCAGCAACTTGCGCGCCCTGCCCGGCGCGGGTGAGGTACGCAGCGTCGTCGCCGACATCACCACCAGCGAAGGCCGTGCCGCTGCGCTGGCCGCCTGCCCGCAGGTCGACATCCTGATCAACAACGCCGGCGGGCCGCCGCCGGGCGATTTCCGTCAGTGGGAGCGCGCGGACTGGCTGCGTGCGCTCGACGCCAACATGCTGGCCCCGATCGAACTGATCCGCGCCACGGTCGATGCGATGCGCGCGCGGCGCTTCGGCCGCATCGTCAACATCACCTCCAGCGCGGTGAAGGCGCCGATCGACATCCTGGGCCTGTCCAACGGCGCGCGCGCCGGTCTCACCGGCTTCGTGGCCGGGCTGGCGCGCAGCACCGTGGCCGACAACGTCACCCTCAACAACCTGTTGCCGGGCCAGTTCGCCACCGACCGGCTGCGCGGCAACTTCGCCGCGATCGCCGAGCAACAAGGCACCAGCGCCGAGGCGGTGGCCGCGCACAAACGCGCCGGCATCCCGGCCGGGCGCTTTGGCGAGCCGGACGAGTTCGGCGCGGCCTGCGCATTCCTGTGCAGTGCCCAGGCCGGCTACATCACCGGACAGAACCTGCTGATCGACGGCGGCGCCTACCCGGGCACGTTTTGA
- the bioH gene encoding pimeloyl-ACP methyl ester esterase BioH — translation MHIDVIGHGPALVLLHGWALHGGVFAPLVERLAPHYQLHLVDLPGHGFSHDDTTPLALPHVVAAIAAATPAAVWVGWSLGGLFALHAAATQPQVRALAMIAATPRFVRGSDWPDAVEREVFVQFGQDLARDYRGTLDRFLALDTLGSAHARSELRSLRETLTARGEPAASALQDGLGLLERTDLRRALATLARPSLWIAGQRDRLVPAAGMHAAAARAPHAQALTIDGGGHAPFLGHADQVAEALHRFVAALP, via the coding sequence ATGCATATCGACGTCATCGGCCACGGGCCGGCACTGGTTCTTCTGCACGGCTGGGCACTGCATGGCGGTGTGTTCGCACCCTTGGTGGAGCGCCTGGCACCGCACTACCAACTGCATCTGGTGGACCTGCCCGGGCATGGCTTCAGCCACGACGACACTACGCCGCTGGCCTTGCCGCACGTGGTGGCCGCAATCGCCGCGGCCACGCCGGCGGCGGTCTGGGTGGGCTGGTCGTTGGGCGGCCTGTTCGCACTGCATGCAGCGGCCACCCAACCGCAGGTCCGCGCGCTGGCGATGATCGCCGCCACGCCGCGCTTCGTGCGTGGCAGCGACTGGCCCGATGCGGTGGAACGCGAGGTCTTCGTGCAATTCGGCCAGGATCTTGCGCGCGATTACCGCGGCACGCTCGACCGGTTTCTCGCCCTGGACACGCTGGGCTCGGCGCATGCGCGCAGCGAATTGCGCAGCCTGCGCGAGACGCTCACCGCGCGCGGCGAACCGGCAGCCAGCGCGCTGCAGGATGGCCTGGGCCTGCTCGAACGCACCGACCTGCGCCGCGCGCTGGCAACGCTTGCGCGGCCCAGCCTGTGGATCGCCGGGCAACGCGACCGCCTGGTGCCGGCCGCCGGCATGCATGCCGCGGCTGCGCGCGCGCCACACGCACAGGCACTCACCATCGACGGCGGCGGACATGCACCGTTCCTGGGCCACGCCGACCAGGTGGCCGAGGCGTTGCACCGCTTTGTTGCAGCGCTGCCCTGA
- a CDS encoding DUF7079 family protein, translated as MHTPTPAQRRVWEAMAELYLDTAVDAMHARIVRCLAESPFSLEQLRTMLLHDVHPVLRSNVYSVAGVWDGFDPAWLSAAIAAHRARAWRWPDRWCWRGYARAQWRWLGPRVAALRAEAAAT; from the coding sequence ATGCACACCCCGACGCCGGCGCAACGCCGCGTGTGGGAGGCAATGGCCGAGCTGTATCTGGACACCGCAGTCGATGCCATGCACGCGCGCATCGTGCGCTGCCTGGCGGAGTCGCCGTTTTCGCTGGAACAGCTGCGCACGATGTTGTTGCACGACGTGCACCCGGTGCTGCGCAGCAATGTGTACAGCGTGGCCGGCGTGTGGGACGGCTTCGATCCGGCGTGGTTGAGCGCGGCCATCGCCGCACACCGTGCGCGCGCGTGGCGCTGGCCCGATCGCTGGTGCTGGCGCGGCTACGCACGTGCGCAGTGGCGTTGGCTTGGCCCACGCGTGGCCGCGTTGCGCGCCGAGGCCGCAGCTACCTGA
- the bioF gene encoding 8-amino-7-oxononanoate synthase, translated as MARPDLHERISSLRKLRVAQERVRVRRQVGRRDGVRLEIDGRWLTGFCSNDYLGLSQQFEVVAALQDAAARDGAGATASHLICGHHTAHETLERDIAEWLGYPSALLFGSGFIANLAVQQALLSEEDDVCVQDRLNHASLLDATRLAGCRLRRYPHLDVEGAMRQLKGAPEGAAMLASDGVFSMDGDVAPLRALSLVARMQEALFYVDDAHGVGVLGPQGRGCVADAGLGVAEVPLQLVTLGKALGGYGAVVVGEEALIRHLAETARPYIYTTALPPAQVAATLAAVRLARRDDWRRTRLTELIGTFRDGARRHGFELMASDTPIQPLLCGEEPTVMAMSAALEQAGFMVGAIRPPTVPEGKARLRVTLSALHTPQQVQALVDAIVQARDVVSRQPQRALA; from the coding sequence ATGGCTCGCCCCGATCTGCACGAACGGATTTCGTCGCTGCGCAAATTGCGCGTGGCCCAGGAGCGGGTGCGGGTGCGGCGGCAGGTGGGCCGCCGCGACGGCGTGCGCCTGGAAATCGATGGGCGTTGGCTGACCGGTTTCTGCTCCAACGATTACCTGGGGCTGTCGCAGCAGTTCGAAGTGGTGGCCGCGCTGCAGGATGCCGCCGCGCGCGATGGTGCCGGGGCGACTGCTTCGCATCTGATCTGCGGCCATCACACCGCGCACGAAACGCTGGAGCGCGACATCGCCGAATGGCTGGGCTATCCGTCGGCGCTGCTGTTCGGCAGCGGCTTCATCGCCAACCTGGCCGTGCAGCAGGCGCTGCTCAGCGAAGAAGACGATGTCTGCGTGCAGGACCGGCTCAATCACGCCAGCCTGCTGGATGCCACGCGCCTGGCCGGCTGCCGGTTGCGCCGCTACCCGCACCTGGATGTGGAAGGCGCGATGCGCCAGCTCAAGGGCGCGCCGGAGGGCGCGGCAATGCTCGCCAGCGACGGTGTTTTCAGCATGGATGGCGACGTTGCGCCACTGCGTGCGCTGAGCCTGGTCGCGCGCATGCAGGAGGCCTTGTTCTATGTCGACGATGCGCACGGCGTGGGCGTGCTGGGGCCGCAGGGCCGCGGTTGCGTGGCCGATGCCGGGCTCGGCGTGGCCGAAGTGCCGCTGCAACTGGTGACCCTGGGCAAGGCCCTGGGCGGCTATGGCGCGGTGGTGGTGGGCGAAGAAGCGCTGATCCGCCATCTGGCCGAAACCGCGCGCCCGTACATCTACACCACCGCGCTGCCGCCCGCGCAGGTGGCCGCCACCCTGGCTGCGGTGCGCCTGGCGCGTCGCGACGATTGGCGCCGCACGCGGCTGACCGAACTGATCGGCACATTCCGCGATGGCGCGCGCCGGCATGGGTTCGAACTGATGGCCTCGGACACCCCCATCCAGCCGCTGCTGTGCGGCGAGGAACCCACCGTGATGGCGATGTCTGCGGCGCTGGAGCAAGCCGGCTTCATGGTCGGTGCAATCCGCCCGCCCACCGTGCCCGAAGGCAAGGCGCGGCTGCGGGTGACGTTGTCGGCATTGCACACGCCGCAACAGGTGCAGGCCCTGGTCGATGCCATCGTGCAGGCGCGCGATGTGGTCAGCCGCCAGCCGCAGCGCGCGCTGGCCTGA